The sequence ATACCAAATATATTCTGTTTGCtagatttaaattttgactGCTATGCATATCACTTTGTAGAGTATCACCAATAATTCAAAACCCAAATGTATGTTGCATGATTGGTCTGGTAGTGATGCTAAAGTTGCGGAGGGACTGATCATGTCATCTGATCTTGAAGACTACGTCATAGATACTCGATTAGGGCCTAAGTGTTATAAGGTGTTGCTGCAAACTGCTGTTGTTCCAGATGCATGGCTTTGTAGACCTGCTGTTAAGATGAATACTGTTGGGGAAGCAGTTGGATCAATGATTGCATGGCCTCATAATTTTACTGTTGTTATAGACGACGCGATACCAGAAGACATTGATCCTAAGGTACGGTTTGAGTTTCTTTCATATGTTTAccattaattttacatttcagATAGCcataatcatcttcttctctgcgTATGTTTATTAGAGTCCAAGCCCAGAATCTATCAACTACTGCAGACTACTACATTGGGGAAcaaatgatgaagaagttgtGGCAGAAGGTCGGTGGCAAAGCAGCGATAAGGACACATTGGTTAATGGAGTTCCTATTGGACCAAAAGCTGTTAAAATATTCCTAGATGTTGTGCATGAACCTGAAACATTTCTATGGAGGCCCAATTCTAAACTGACAATCCTTGAGGACTTTTTGAAGTCTTTTATAGTATGGCCTGCGCACAGAGTAATGTTATGCGGACTAAACAGTGAAACACCAGCACGTTCAGTGCCTCCTTTTCAATCAAATTCTGCAGGAACACCCCCAGCTCCTTTGAAGAAACCTCAGAAAGATTCGCAATCCTTTTCACAGTCTCCTACTCAACAAATTCAGGTAACATCTATCATTTCTGTACAAAGGTAAGTGATGGttaattttgatagttttaaagCAGTGACTAAGTACTTCTTTTCGGGAAAACATTGCAGCATAACAGTCCTACAGACGGTGTTGTCAACGAAAATAAACAGTGCTTGTTGATGGATGTAACTAGAAATAGAAGGGTGGTTGCTGAAGGAAGATGGGCTTCAAACAATCCTGACGTAACAGTTCACTTTTTTCCTTTGGGCCCTGATGGAGTTCGTGTATGGGTAGACGTAGTAAAGGTCAATGATGCCGCTGTTTGGAGGCCTTCTTCTCAGATTGAGTGTATGGAAGATGCAATAGGTACCACCATTGCATGGCCAGCGGAAAAAGTGATTATCGTCTGAGCTGCTGGAGTAAGAAGCActataactttcttttttttcatgctTGAACGTTTAGATGAGACTTGGTACATGAATGGTTAGATCAATGAGTGTTGTTTTCAGACTTGTACTTGAATCTTATGTATGGTATTTTTAGTCTACAATAAAGTtcttctaaatttaaattcttgGAAGGcattatataatatgtatatatatatatataatataaatatcggatatatatatatatatatatatatatatataaatatcgattATCGAGCATAGCAAAAAATCACAGCtacataaaactaaattatagtgttaattttttgcaatgagaaaataaattatagcaAACATAAATAGCTACACTAGATAAAAACATAGTACAAATATTCTGCTATTATTAACTCCattatagcaaaaaagaaaCGCTACTAATAACATTACTATAGCCATGCTATGACGCtattatatattgataattaatAGCATACCTAAAAAGCGCTATTGTATATTGCTCTTTTAAGATAGTATTGGCAAAGACAGCGTTTACGAAATCGTTATCAAAATGATATAATGGCGTTAATCGTATGGTAACAATGggcatatttcttgtagtgcatGTTAAAATATTGCATTCTTCATAAGAGAAATCTTAAGTATGATGATCTTGTAAAGTATTAATAAAATGGCTGACGGAACCGCAAATGATAACATGATTTAGCGGTTACCACGTTTTATTAGTTGAAAATTGCACTTACGTccttaaaatttaacaaatcaatGACGTTTAATGTGATCCCATTGACAAACCGCATAGCTTAATTATGATCGAATAAGAATAACtatagataaaatatttattaacaatAAGTAATGTTCCGACTAACTATGTATACGTGTAATCAATATTTCACTAATGAATAGAATCAATGAGTTTATTTGATTAGAAATTAGCTGATGCAAAAATACTTGGAAAACAGAAGCCATACGATTTTGAATACATCATATATATTGAGATTTGACCCTCATGAAAATAGACAAAAGCAAACTTTTAAATTCAGTGTCGACGAACGATATATTATGCACATATATTAATAGCAACGGTAGCTTTTAAAATCGTAATAACATGACATCATGGATTACCACATAACACAAATTTAACTATTTAGTAATACGTAGTAATTACtgactaattagtaattatgtGCATactactatattttaatttaagtcAACTGACaatttaactataaaaaaattaaaactgttTACTCAATATGAAAAGCCATATTAAGAcgttttttgtttatatgaaattaCGCAACGGGCACATTGCGGAGAGTCTACCTATCCTCTAtgtatatcaaattttataaaagttgttgcgaaattacttttttattttctatatacatTATGTAGCAGTAGAGTGATTGGTGTATTTATCAACCAAAAACAACATAAGAAAACCTATACATAATCATGATTTTCGCATTAACATGTTtgccaaaacaaattaattcaaTATATAGTGGTTGACTTGCATTGATAGGGGATCTTAAAAACCACcctacacatatatatactgcAGCTTccagttagtttttttttgtccaaaaaaaaaatactacttcAAAATTTGTTATCACGGTTTCGAAGTTCAACGTATAGACATACATTTtcgtttgtgtgtgtatataatataaacacTCACGGAAAGAATTTAATTAAAGGGTTCGtacttgttttaatatttttttacaacgACCCACTTAAATAGTTCATAGTAATCTAAGTTATTGTACAGTGTAAATGAAAGTTTCGCTGTTCTGTCTTTGTTCGGCTGACATATGCAATATACTTTTGACAAGAAACTGCAATATTTAAATACAGTTTGACGAATATGCACAAAAACATGATGtgtaatgtaaaaaaaaaaaaagctaatggAAATCGCACTGTAGTTTCATGATTCTACGTAGGTCACTATATGAatgtaatttataagaaaaGCTCATTAGACTAATCCAAGTTGGAATGATCTACTTAAACCTTtacttcttaacaaaaaaaatataatttcactaaaattgataagttaaaaaattattatttgatctATTTGAAGGTGTTTTATTATACTACAATAATTGATACACCATCCATCCAAAGACTTTCTACTACTACATCATACCACACGCAATTCTTACCAAAGCTACAAAAATCTGAATAAGAAGAAATTAAcatcaaaattcaaactcaacCTATCTTGTCGGTCAAGGAAATGAATAAGTTCTGTTGTTTTGGTACGAGATGGTGGTACACAATCGCCGAAATGATAAAACTGTGTATGAAAAATGGAAGACACGTACAATATAATGATCAACAAGATATAtgattattcaaaatttatatacgAAAAATGATGTCCAAAGTACAACTTTTGTTTAGTCCAATCTGATAAAAGCCATCGGCAAAAAGGAAACCTAAGCAAAGTTGTATATATGCATAATGCATTCTCATTTTAAAGGATCACCAAAGCTCATTGCTCATGTATGTATTAGTCTCTAAGAAATAGCATATGTATTAGCCGAGACatgcaaaattaaaattgaaaaaatggaaTCGAAATAAGACACATAAACACAGAAACATGATAGGATcactcaaaacaaacaaaaattatccaAGATTTGTATTTCAAAAAGCAAAGctccaacaatcaacaatacataatagtaataaattacaatttaaaaagcTTGAAAAATTAGACGCGAGGAGGAGTAGCCGAACGAGGGAAAGGGGATCCAGGGTCCACTCTATGAgactcatcatcattatcatggTAGATATAAGCAAACCCACCGTGCCGTGTCATATCCATTCCTTGCATCTCATCCTTCTCCGAGATCCTAAGCAGATTGAGCTTCTTGAGGATAAAGAAGAGTGTTCCCATGGTGGCACTAACCCATCCTATGACCACAAGTATTTGAACTAATTGTGCTCCCAACAACTTCCCACCTCCGCCCATAAATAGTCCATATGGCCTTCCTGGGGTCGCGCCATAAACCTCGTTTAGATACTTCTCTTTTGCAAACAATCCTACGAATATCAAACCCCACGCGCCGCATCCTCCGTGTAGTTGGGCCGCCTCTAGCGGATCGTCATATCGTACGAGGTCGGCAAGCTTGTTGCATCCTATAAGGACGAGTGAAGCCATGAAGCCGCAGACAATCGCTGCCCATGGTTCTACCACGGAGCAACCTGCGGTTATGGCCGCAAATCCACCTAGTAAACCGTTGCAAACGTCGGTTACGTTCCAATGGCCTGATAGGAGACGTTTTCCAAAGAGTGTGGTTAGAGCTGCTGTGCATCCTGAGAGTGTGGTTGTAACCGCTGTGCGGCCGATTCCGCTCCATTGGCCGTAGTTGGAACCAGATTCATACGGGATGAGTATCTTGGTGAAAGAACCAGGGTTAAAACCATACCAACCGAACCATAGGAGGAAGGTTCCTAAGACAACGAGCGAGGCTGAGTGGCCACGTAGAGCAATGGCCCGTCCACTTTTCTCGAACCTACCACGACGAGGACCTTCGATTAGAGCACCCCACAGACCTGCTATGCCACCAACCATGTGAACAACACCAGAGCCAGCAAAATCGATGGCTCCGGTACTAAACAAACGATNCTCTTTTGCAAACAATCCTACGAATATCAAACCCCACGCGCCGCATCCTCCGTGTAGTTGGGCCGCCTCTAGCGGATCGTCATATCGTACGAGGTCGGCAAGCTTGTTGCATCCTATAAGGACGAGTGAAGCCATGAAGCCGCAGACAATCGCTGCCCATGGTTCTACCACGGAGCAACCTGCGGTTATGGCCGCAAATCCACCTAGTAAACCGTTGCAAACGTCGGTTACGTTCCAATGGCCTGATAGGAGACGTTTTCCAAAGAGTGTGGTTAGAGCTGCTGTGCATCCTGAGAGTGTGGTTGTAACCGCTGTGCGGCCGATTCCGCTCCATTGGCCGTAGTTGGAACCAGATTCATACGGGATGAGTATCTTGGTGAAAGAACCAGGGTTAAAACCATACCAACCGAACCATAGGAGGAAGGTTCCTAAGACAACGAGCGAGGCTGAGTGGCCACGTAGAGCAATGGCCCGTCCACTTTTCTCGAACCTACCACGACGAGGACCTTCGATTAGAGCACCCCACAGACCTGCTATGCCACCAACCATGTGAACAACACCAGAGCCAGCAAAATCGATGGCTCCGGTACTAAACAAACGATCATCAGCTGGACGGAAGGGACTGGCCCATCCATCTGGGG comes from Camelina sativa cultivar DH55 chromosome 19, Cs, whole genome shotgun sequence and encodes:
- the LOC104766355 gene encoding ammonium transporter 1 member 3-like isoform X1 → MSGAITCSVADLSVLLGPNATAAADYICGQLGTVNNKFTDAAYAVDNTYLLFSAYLVFSMQLGFAMLCAGSVRAKNTMNIMLTNVLDAAAGGLFYYLFGYAFAFGGSSEGFIGRHNFALRDFPTLTADYSFFLYQWAFAIAAAGITSGSIAERTQFVAYLIYSSFLTGFVYPVVSHWFWSPDGWASPFRPADDRLFSTGAIDFAGSGVVHMVGGIAGLWGALIEGPRRGRFEKSGRAIALRGHSASLVVLGTFLLWFGWYGFNPGSFTKILIPYESGSNYGQWSGIGRTAVTTTLSGCTAALTTLFGKRLLSGHWNVTDVCNGLLGGFAAITAGCSVVEPWAAIVCGFMASLVLIGCNKLADLVRYDDPLEAAQLHGGCGAWGLIFVGLFAKEKYLNEVYGATPGRPYGLFMGGGGKLLGAQLVQILVVIGWVSATMGTLFFILKKLNLLRISEKDEMQGMDMTRHGGFAYIYHDNDDESHRVDPGSPFPRSATPPRV
- the LOC104766355 gene encoding ammonium transporter 1 member 3-like isoform X2 encodes the protein MSGAITCSVADLSVLLGPNATAAADYICGQLGTVNNKFTDAAYAVDNTYLLFSAYLVFSMQLGFAMLCAGSVRAKNTMNIMLTNVLDAAAGGLFYYLFGYAFAFGGSSEGFIGRHNFALRDFPTLTADYSFFLYQWAFAIAAAGITSGSIAERTQFVAYLIYSSFLTGFVYPVVSHWFWSPDGWASPFRPADDRLFSTGAIDFAGSGVVHMVGGIAGLWGALIEGPRRGRFEKSGRAIALRGHSASLVVLGTFLLWFGWYGFNPGTFLLWFGWYGFNPGSFTKILIPYESGSNYGQWSGIGRTAVTTTLSGCTAALTTLFGKRLLSGHWNVTDVCNGLLGGFAAITAGCSVVEPWAAIVCGFMASLVLIGCNKLADLVRYDDPLEAAQLHGGCGAWGLIFVGLFAKEKYLNEVYGATPGRPYGLFMGGGGKLLGAQLVQILVVIGWVSATMGTLFFILKKLNLLRISEKDEMQGMDMTRHGGFAYIYHDNDDESHRVDPGSPFPRSATPPRV